In Leptospira perdikensis, the following are encoded in one genomic region:
- a CDS encoding ATP-binding protein, whose amino-acid sequence MENEELTSDITLKNNKLYPIDFKNIFESLSELYMILDLEFNIIDVSDAYAEATLIKRENVIGHNIFEVFPDNPNDENADGVKQLKASLLRVVNYKVASTMTLQKYDVRKPDGSGFEVKYWSPRNSPVFDKDGNLLCIVHRAEDVTEFVRLKQQKLEQSENTEEMRERIAKMESEVYTRAKEVIEKNDALLNSEQNLSITLSSIGDAVLTTDEHGVINRLNPVAQELIGWTEKEAMGHQVSEILELVHTKTGEPKVIPIYEVISSGKAKGDNQDSLLINRDGIRINISNNCAPIKNKSGKIIGSILVFRDVTDEFVAKAFLEKAKEKAELANKAKDSFLAIMSHEIRTPLSGLIGMLELLSQTILSVDQKRMVQNAMESGNSLLRILSDILDLSKIEEGKLELSLQVTSINRLLSEVVSTYFHIANAKGLTLNYKIDEEILVSHLIDPLRLSQILNNFVSNGIKFTKKGEITISAELVKNLTYAQQIRFSVMDTGIGLTTEEQSRLFQSYSQATADTARLYGGTGLGLAICRRLADLMDGTISIDSSPGVGSTFSLTLSLPTINIDTNGLNFLTAEEHHIEPIIHSKSYVPRILVVDDHSVNLELLVRQVEMLGFQVDNTDDGEKALKLWLENKYDLIITDCHMPIKDGYTLARDIRNIEEKRFLKKIPIIAYTANVLSEENDHCFDAGMDEILIKPARIATLKKTLLKWLPNLLNPLPIDSSDHLTNESSPIDITNLQSIVPDKMGQVLILKKFRMHHHEDLMKLIAELSNKNLTEAAHLAHRLKGSCKIAGARYLINGYTKVESLILENEVNKALEEIEGMKSDIVKIESFIDDL is encoded by the coding sequence ATGGAAAACGAGGAGCTCACTTCAGACATTACTTTAAAAAACAATAAACTATATCCAATCGATTTTAAAAATATTTTCGAGTCTCTTTCCGAACTCTATATGATCTTAGATTTAGAATTTAATATCATTGATGTTAGCGATGCTTATGCAGAAGCCACACTCATCAAAAGAGAAAACGTAATTGGACATAATATTTTCGAAGTATTCCCAGACAACCCAAACGACGAAAACGCTGACGGCGTCAAACAACTCAAAGCCTCCCTACTCCGAGTTGTAAACTACAAAGTCGCAAGCACAATGACATTACAAAAGTATGATGTTCGAAAGCCGGATGGGAGTGGTTTCGAAGTTAAATATTGGAGCCCTAGAAACTCGCCAGTCTTTGATAAAGATGGCAACTTACTTTGTATTGTCCATCGAGCAGAAGATGTAACAGAATTTGTTCGCCTAAAACAACAAAAACTGGAACAGTCCGAAAACACTGAAGAAATGCGGGAACGTATTGCCAAAATGGAATCGGAAGTATATACACGTGCAAAAGAAGTCATTGAAAAAAATGATGCCTTATTAAATAGCGAACAAAATTTATCAATTACCTTAAGTTCGATTGGTGATGCTGTACTCACTACAGATGAACATGGTGTGATCAATCGTTTAAACCCTGTTGCTCAAGAATTAATTGGTTGGACAGAAAAAGAAGCAATGGGTCACCAAGTATCAGAAATTTTAGAACTAGTTCATACAAAAACTGGCGAACCAAAAGTAATTCCGATATATGAAGTAATTTCTTCTGGGAAGGCAAAAGGTGACAATCAAGATTCCCTTCTCATCAATCGAGATGGCATTAGAATCAATATTTCAAACAACTGTGCTCCGATCAAAAATAAATCAGGCAAAATCATTGGTTCCATTTTAGTTTTTCGCGATGTAACAGATGAATTTGTAGCAAAAGCATTTTTAGAAAAAGCAAAAGAAAAAGCTGAGTTAGCAAACAAAGCAAAAGACTCATTTCTTGCAATCATGAGTCATGAAATTCGAACTCCTCTAAGTGGATTGATTGGGATGTTAGAATTACTTTCCCAAACAATCCTCAGTGTTGATCAGAAACGTATGGTTCAAAATGCTATGGAATCAGGAAATAGTTTACTCCGAATTTTAAGTGATATTCTTGATTTGTCAAAAATAGAAGAAGGAAAACTAGAGTTATCTCTTCAGGTAACATCAATCAATCGATTACTTTCCGAAGTAGTTTCAACATACTTTCATATTGCCAATGCAAAAGGATTGACTTTAAATTATAAAATTGACGAAGAGATACTCGTCTCACATCTAATTGATCCACTAAGATTATCACAAATATTAAACAACTTTGTTAGTAACGGAATCAAATTTACAAAGAAAGGTGAAATTACAATCTCTGCAGAGTTAGTAAAAAATCTTACATATGCACAACAAATACGTTTTTCAGTAATGGATACAGGAATTGGCCTCACCACAGAAGAACAATCTCGATTATTCCAAAGTTATTCTCAAGCAACAGCAGATACCGCTAGATTGTATGGTGGCACTGGACTTGGATTAGCTATCTGCAGACGACTTGCAGATCTGATGGATGGAACCATATCGATTGATAGTAGTCCAGGGGTTGGCTCAACATTTAGCCTTACATTATCACTTCCCACAATCAACATCGATACCAACGGTTTAAATTTTCTTACGGCTGAAGAACATCACATTGAGCCCATCATTCATTCAAAATCATACGTTCCGAGAATTCTTGTAGTTGATGATCACTCTGTGAACTTAGAACTACTAGTTCGCCAGGTTGAAATGTTAGGTTTCCAAGTAGATAACACCGATGATGGTGAAAAAGCCCTGAAATTATGGTTAGAGAACAAATACGATCTTATCATTACCGATTGCCATATGCCGATCAAAGACGGATACACACTTGCGAGAGATATCCGAAATATAGAAGAGAAACGTTTCCTTAAAAAAATTCCAATCATAGCCTACACTGCAAATGTACTAAGCGAAGAGAACGATCATTGTTTTGATGCGGGAATGGATGAAATTCTAATTAAACCCGCACGAATTGCGACACTCAAAAAAACCCTCCTAAAATGGCTACCCAACTTACTAAATCCTTTGCCCATAGATTCTTCAGATCATCTTACTAATGAAAGTTCACCTATTGATATAACGAATCTACAAAGTATTGTTCCGGACAAAATGGGGCAGGTATTAATTTTAAAGAAGTTCAGAATGCATCATCATGAAGATTTAATGAAACTGATTGCTGAATTGTCAAACAAAAACCTAACAGAAGCAGCGCACCTTGCTCATCGCTTAAAAGGATCCTGCAAAATTGCAGGAGCACGATATTTAATCAACGGATATACAAAAGTTGAATCATTGATCCTCGAAAATGAGGTCAACAAAGCCTTAGAGGAAATCGAAGGGATGAAAAGTGACATTGTAAAAATCGAATCTTTTATTGATGATTTATAA
- a CDS encoding LamG domain-containing protein: MYEFYFLRFPGPEVSYWLGYLLILFSFIQCSPSDLQNANDVYSREFNETQILICLLKGTSCIPGGVRTTVQPLVQYNFTAGSLVNSGSLVLALGNQEAPPGFTSGKDGDANGALNFTANNQHYTGSDASLPLGASPRTFCSWIKPTSLPGNGSHRVVFRYGDPNVSGSFAVLAISNASGNKVSFLGSGYDALADYTMPVNTWSHLCSTYNGGNTADFYVNGIFIATAPFVGTGPINTISTSFAIGTWTGSGGPAVYWVGALDDVRIYNIALNANQIGQMYQTGFVFVE, encoded by the coding sequence ATGTATGAGTTTTATTTTTTGCGTTTCCCTGGCCCTGAAGTTTCGTATTGGTTAGGATATCTACTCATCTTATTTTCTTTCATCCAATGTAGCCCTTCTGATTTGCAGAACGCAAACGATGTATACAGTCGTGAATTTAATGAAACTCAAATATTGATTTGTTTACTGAAGGGGACTTCTTGTATTCCCGGTGGGGTACGTACGACGGTCCAACCGTTGGTACAATATAATTTTACTGCTGGTTCCTTAGTGAACTCTGGATCATTGGTTCTTGCATTAGGTAACCAAGAAGCTCCACCAGGATTTACATCTGGCAAAGACGGCGACGCGAATGGTGCCCTCAATTTCACTGCGAATAACCAACACTATACTGGTAGCGATGCCAGTTTGCCACTCGGAGCGAGTCCAAGAACTTTTTGTTCCTGGATCAAACCTACTTCACTTCCCGGGAATGGCTCTCATCGTGTGGTCTTCCGTTATGGAGATCCTAATGTTTCCGGTAGTTTCGCCGTTTTAGCAATTTCCAATGCATCAGGAAATAAGGTTTCGTTTTTAGGATCTGGTTATGATGCCCTTGCCGATTATACAATGCCGGTGAACACTTGGTCTCATTTATGTTCTACGTATAACGGAGGAAATACGGCAGATTTTTATGTGAATGGAATTTTTATCGCCACTGCTCCTTTTGTAGGAACGGGGCCAATCAATACGATTAGTACATCATTTGCGATAGGAACTTGGACTGGAAGTGGGGGACCTGCTGTCTACTGGGTAGGTGCCTTGGATGATGTCAGGATTTACAATATTGCCTTAAATGCGAATCAAATTGGTCAAATGTATCAGACTGGATTTGTTTTCGTAGAGTGA
- a CDS encoding LamG-like jellyroll fold domain-containing protein yields MKRFTLAFVFLFLASCGLPSLQRSPLDFLAFLRFFTGPQFTGHSIGGAVSGLLSGTSVTLTNNQESITVSSDGNFVFPTKLSSGQSYDVSFVTNGAGLACSITNAQGVVQSSNITNVSITCGLGANFYEVGVNVSGLSGTISVQNGAETLNIATTGLTKFTTLAATGSNYAVTITSQPGGSICTFDDPTLTVGTMAAANVTLFITCVSGYIVGGNIHPTPSSDLGTSLIGRKTFIRTRVGSYPTNAGGGGAITGGAVPTAGPTVARFNGPSMIATDGNFIYLADSMNAVIRKIDKSNGTTTILAGGNSGGGTVCPGTVTTNCQDGVGTAAQFNGITGLTTNGNNLFILESAGRRIRKVNLATSVVSTFAGSGSAASADNVSGILASFNNPSSITIFNGSLYVVDRGNCTIREINPTTTAVTTIAGGATLCSFADNTTGTNARFVSPITAIGLGGFLYITDLGAGGGHKIRRLSLSGTNAVDTIAGDGVQASTDGIGTAAQFNDPHGLTTDGTNLFISEWSGHKVRHLNLSTNKVTTLVGSNSGYADNTGGNGFLNFPGYLLSDGINIYIADSGNHSLRYLEPSELLRYTYDGNTNDSIGTNNGLVTGAPTPTMDENGLASGAYEFHGGGEFIQSTSNINPVITDNLTISAWVYPSGGVSTQFIFYNGLGGSNGYGLTFDGSTRSLGVSLGAVAGSGNTTMKLPLNQWSHVVLTRNATNWKIYFNGKVDSLIFTVNPNPPANSFKVGDAGNGFFFRGKISDVRFFNGALDNDEIQKLGIQVPSGLVSYFPLNGNAKDYGSAGNNLNISGAATTTDRSGHPNGAYYFNGASFMQKLSPSGLPVGNNPRTICAWFNKSSSLGEYIVGYGSFTTSQGNGLVVSDTVTGMFGVADDVTTFHEGFRNQWMHLCGTYNSTTTEVYENGVLRTSGPKSWSTVPGPSLEVGRRLDGIANFTGDLDEIRIYDRVLSLSEIRALSGHYPTQVSSWNQTPASSSLKLFLMPEAASFGPGLCQTTTNCVGVLDDRSGNGLHVSQGLGVQQPMFNATGINGSKSLRFTDVTGTFLSRACTPELNTASNSIFAVFNDMQGGGSDGIFHNGDTGKLLYLPDGGGGSLLTMFDLQSGTPRLYSNASYSAVNENILMSLDHNGTTGNLYKGGTFASSTSSGPPAYNCSSGTLDIGRYFYGGLPPFDGDYLEGFLGDLIYFDQVLSTADRHIVECYLSNKYNLPVSHPCP; encoded by the coding sequence ATGAAGAGATTTACTTTAGCCTTTGTATTCTTATTCCTCGCTTCCTGTGGACTCCCTTCACTCCAAAGAAGCCCCTTGGATTTTTTGGCTTTTCTTCGTTTTTTCACCGGTCCCCAGTTTACAGGACATAGTATTGGCGGTGCCGTATCGGGACTTCTTTCCGGAACATCGGTCACACTCACAAATAACCAAGAATCAATAACCGTGAGCTCTGATGGAAACTTCGTCTTCCCAACAAAACTCAGTTCAGGGCAAAGTTATGATGTCAGTTTTGTCACCAATGGTGCAGGTCTAGCCTGCTCCATCACCAACGCCCAAGGTGTTGTCCAAAGTAGCAATATAACAAATGTAAGTATCACATGTGGGCTTGGTGCCAACTTTTATGAAGTGGGTGTGAACGTATCCGGACTCAGTGGAACGATCTCCGTCCAAAACGGAGCAGAAACATTAAACATAGCAACTACTGGTCTTACTAAATTTACAACTCTTGCAGCGACAGGATCCAACTATGCAGTGACAATCACTTCACAACCTGGAGGTTCGATCTGTACCTTTGATGATCCAACACTGACTGTTGGGACAATGGCAGCTGCCAATGTAACCTTATTTATAACATGCGTTAGCGGATACATTGTAGGAGGAAATATCCACCCAACTCCAAGCTCCGACCTCGGAACCAGTTTGATTGGAAGAAAAACATTTATCAGAACTAGAGTTGGATCCTATCCAACCAATGCTGGTGGTGGAGGTGCGATTACAGGAGGGGCCGTTCCCACTGCTGGACCAACAGTGGCTCGGTTTAATGGCCCGAGTATGATTGCTACTGATGGTAACTTTATTTATCTTGCTGATTCTATGAACGCAGTGATTCGAAAGATTGATAAATCCAATGGAACCACCACCATCCTTGCTGGCGGAAATTCAGGTGGAGGAACTGTTTGCCCCGGTACAGTCACAACCAATTGCCAAGACGGAGTCGGAACCGCAGCTCAGTTTAATGGGATTACTGGTCTTACCACCAATGGTAACAATTTATTTATTTTAGAATCGGCAGGCAGAAGGATTAGAAAAGTCAATCTTGCTACCTCCGTAGTATCTACGTTTGCTGGAAGCGGAAGTGCTGCTTCCGCGGATAACGTTTCAGGAATTCTCGCTTCTTTTAATAATCCTTCTTCGATTACCATTTTCAACGGAAGTCTTTATGTTGTTGATCGTGGGAACTGTACCATTCGTGAGATCAACCCTACAACAACTGCGGTCACCACTATTGCTGGTGGTGCTACTTTATGTAGTTTTGCTGATAATACAACAGGAACTAACGCTCGCTTTGTGTCTCCGATAACAGCGATAGGTCTAGGAGGATTCCTTTACATTACAGATCTTGGGGCTGGCGGTGGCCATAAAATTCGTAGACTTTCTCTTAGTGGCACTAATGCAGTAGATACGATCGCTGGCGATGGAGTACAAGCCTCTACTGATGGAATTGGAACGGCTGCCCAGTTCAATGACCCACATGGACTCACAACAGACGGAACCAATTTGTTTATTTCTGAATGGTCAGGACATAAAGTCAGACATCTCAATCTATCAACAAATAAAGTCACAACCCTCGTGGGAAGTAACTCTGGATATGCTGACAATACCGGAGGAAATGGATTTTTGAATTTCCCTGGGTATTTATTGTCAGACGGAATCAATATCTATATCGCTGATTCGGGGAATCATTCCCTTCGTTACCTAGAACCATCAGAATTACTTCGTTATACTTATGATGGAAATACGAACGACTCCATTGGAACAAACAACGGCTTGGTGACTGGTGCGCCAACCCCTACTATGGATGAAAATGGGCTCGCAAGCGGTGCTTATGAATTTCATGGAGGTGGAGAATTCATCCAATCTACATCCAACATCAATCCAGTGATTACCGATAATTTAACAATCTCTGCCTGGGTATATCCTTCCGGCGGTGTTAGTACTCAGTTTATATTCTATAATGGTCTGGGAGGTTCCAATGGATATGGCCTCACTTTCGATGGGAGCACCCGCAGTTTGGGTGTCAGCCTAGGTGCCGTTGCTGGTAGCGGAAACACCACAATGAAACTACCTTTAAACCAATGGTCTCATGTCGTTTTAACTCGTAATGCAACCAACTGGAAAATCTATTTCAACGGCAAAGTGGATTCCCTTATTTTTACTGTGAACCCGAATCCACCAGCAAACAGTTTCAAGGTGGGAGATGCAGGAAATGGGTTTTTCTTCAGAGGAAAAATTTCCGATGTTCGTTTCTTTAATGGAGCCCTCGACAATGATGAAATCCAAAAATTAGGAATACAAGTTCCTTCTGGACTTGTATCGTATTTTCCTTTGAACGGGAATGCAAAAGACTACGGAAGTGCTGGAAACAATTTAAACATTTCGGGAGCGGCCACCACTACGGATCGCAGTGGCCATCCAAATGGAGCCTATTATTTTAACGGTGCTTCCTTTATGCAAAAATTAAGTCCGAGTGGTTTACCCGTAGGAAATAATCCACGAACGATCTGTGCCTGGTTTAATAAATCCAGTTCTCTTGGTGAATACATTGTGGGATATGGATCCTTCACTACCTCACAAGGAAATGGCCTCGTGGTGTCTGATACCGTCACCGGTATGTTTGGTGTGGCTGATGATGTGACCACCTTTCACGAAGGTTTTCGAAACCAGTGGATGCATCTTTGCGGAACTTATAATTCTACAACTACCGAAGTCTATGAAAATGGAGTTTTACGTACTTCCGGGCCGAAATCATGGTCCACAGTTCCTGGTCCTAGCCTAGAAGTGGGAAGGCGCCTTGATGGGATCGCTAACTTTACTGGTGATCTAGATGAAATTCGAATCTACGATCGTGTCCTTAGTCTTTCGGAGATCAGAGCATTGTCAGGTCATTATCCGACTCAAGTCAGTAGCTGGAACCAAACACCTGCTAGTAGTAGCTTAAAGTTGTTCCTGATGCCGGAAGCGGCTTCCTTTGGCCCGGGACTTTGTCAAACAACAACCAATTGTGTAGGGGTATTGGATGACCGGAGTGGGAACGGGCTTCACGTAAGCCAAGGATTGGGAGTCCAACAACCAATGTTTAATGCCACAGGGATCAATGGATCCAAAAGTTTACGTTTTACGGATGTAACGGGAACATTTCTGTCGAGAGCCTGTACTCCTGAATTAAATACTGCCAGCAATTCCATCTTTGCCGTATTCAACGATATGCAAGGAGGAGGGAGTGATGGAATTTTTCATAATGGTGACACTGGGAAGTTATTATATTTACCGGATGGGGGAGGAGGGAGTTTACTTACCATGTTTGATTTACAAAGTGGCACTCCTCGATTGTATTCCAATGCTTCCTATAGTGCAGTAAACGAAAACATTCTCATGTCACTCGATCACAATGGAACCACTGGCAATCTTTATAAAGGTGGTACTTTTGCGAGTTCTACTAGTTCAGGACCACCCGCTTACAATTGTTCTAGTGGGACCTTGGATATAGGCAGATATTTTTACGGCGGCCTTCCACCTTTTGATGGTGATTATTTAGAAGGTTTTCTTGGCGATTTGATCTATTTCGACCAGGTTCTTTCCACAGCAGATAGACATATTGTAGAATGTTATCTATCCAATAAATACAATCTCCCTGTGAGTCATCCTTGTCCATAA
- a CDS encoding 7TM diverse intracellular signaling domain-containing protein, which translates to MFILFLVMTGTSCTPDGAENQNVTNHFEFFQDPSMEIPFDQIQKQQVWNSISKNQLSFNFTNDVIWLRGKTNEEGFSHGKILSLEWKALDFARLYYPEQNKEFITFETGDTIPKSKWILPEALYPSFPIPKQKSGDYFYIRIQSKSLISFPIRSLSERSLNKRIIFETAITWLIIGVCGVMFVFALFYFFAFGLSEFFFYAGYVICTVLWYNGQYGNAYDVLWPESPWWQNKAILVFSTLGIPFSYQFVRMFLNTKENNPRIDKILLIMGIIAMFCIPAIFTSYTTKIFSRIATYIYLISIPLILGTALQNYFKGEKRILFFLISWGSYFIVSYNTMFYFLGILPYSTPLLYSAVFIFPIDLFFLLFNLLQKYEKLEGERNEILHRILTLNIDSNKNERYLKSKLNSINTEESLAKLEFWMLETKPYLDEKIDLEIASMAIGLTVQQTSELLNSKLGVSFRSYLNSFRISEAKKLLKENPETSILSVAYATGFGSKTAFNVEFKKTTGMSPVQYRQIGEPNKD; encoded by the coding sequence ATGTTCATTTTGTTCCTTGTGATGACTGGGACTTCCTGTACACCCGATGGAGCTGAAAACCAAAACGTAACCAATCACTTTGAATTTTTCCAAGACCCTTCTATGGAAATTCCTTTTGACCAAATTCAAAAACAACAAGTTTGGAATTCCATTTCCAAGAACCAACTTTCTTTTAATTTCACAAACGATGTCATTTGGCTTCGAGGGAAAACAAATGAAGAAGGTTTCTCACACGGAAAGATCCTTTCTTTGGAATGGAAAGCTCTCGACTTTGCAAGATTGTATTATCCAGAACAAAATAAAGAATTCATAACCTTTGAAACAGGAGACACGATCCCTAAATCAAAATGGATTTTACCAGAAGCACTTTATCCTAGTTTCCCAATCCCAAAACAAAAATCTGGAGATTACTTTTATATTCGAATCCAATCAAAGTCTTTAATCTCTTTTCCCATTCGCTCCCTAAGTGAAAGGTCACTTAACAAACGTATAATTTTCGAAACTGCAATCACATGGCTCATTATAGGAGTTTGTGGAGTGATGTTTGTATTTGCGTTATTTTATTTTTTTGCTTTTGGATTAAGTGAATTTTTCTTTTATGCAGGGTATGTTATTTGTACAGTTCTTTGGTACAATGGTCAATATGGAAATGCTTATGATGTATTGTGGCCAGAATCTCCTTGGTGGCAGAACAAAGCCATACTCGTATTTTCTACTCTTGGTATCCCTTTTTCCTACCAATTTGTGAGAATGTTTTTAAATACAAAAGAAAACAATCCAAGGATTGATAAAATTTTATTGATTATGGGAATCATCGCAATGTTTTGTATCCCTGCGATTTTTACTTCCTACACCACTAAAATTTTTTCTAGAATCGCAACTTATATCTATTTGATCTCCATTCCTCTTATCCTTGGAACTGCCTTACAAAATTATTTCAAAGGGGAAAAACGAATCCTTTTCTTTCTAATCAGTTGGGGATCTTATTTTATTGTGAGTTACAATACGATGTTTTATTTTTTAGGAATCCTACCTTATTCCACCCCCCTTCTCTATTCTGCTGTATTTATATTTCCCATTGATCTATTTTTTTTATTATTTAATCTATTACAAAAGTATGAAAAACTAGAAGGAGAACGAAATGAAATCCTCCATCGTATCCTTACTTTAAATATTGATTCAAATAAAAACGAACGTTATTTGAAATCTAAGTTAAACTCGATCAATACAGAAGAATCTCTTGCCAAACTAGAATTTTGGATGTTAGAAACAAAACCATATCTGGATGAAAAAATTGATTTAGAAATTGCTTCTATGGCTATTGGACTGACTGTCCAACAAACGTCCGAACTACTCAACTCTAAATTAGGTGTTAGTTTCCGGAGTTACTTAAATTCATTCCGTATTTCAGAAGCAAAAAAATTATTAAAAGAAAACCCTGAAACTTCCATACTTTCTGTTGCTTATGCCACGGGATTTGGTTCCAAAACAGCCTTCAATGTAGAATTTAAAAAAACTACAGGTATGAGTCCTGTGCAATATAGACAAATAGGTGAACCAAACAAAGATTAA